A stretch of DNA from Sulfurimonas sp.:
AGGTAAGTATGCTATATTCCACCAGCTATAAAAAAACAACGATGAAAAAACTAATAAACCCTTTGCCCCTACTACTAACCTTCTGTTTAATAAAAAGAAATATATAAAAAACGTTATAGGTAAAAATAAAAAGATAAACTCTTGTGAATTAAATAGCATATTTCTCCAAATACCAATCTATAGTTTTGATAATTCCTGTATCAAAATTTTCATCAGCTTTCCAGCCCAACTCATTTTCTAACTTTGTTGCATCTATCGCATAACGTCTATCATGTCCTGCACGATCCTCTACAAAAGTTATAAGTTCCTTATAACTCTCATTTTTTGGAACTCTCTCATCTAAAATAGAGCATATACGATCAACTATTTGAAGATTAGTTCTCTCATTGCGTCCACCGATGTTATATACATTTGCTTCTATACCTGTATGATAAACAATATCTATCCCTTTACAGTGATCAAGTACATATAACCAGTCACGTATGTTTTTACCATCACCATAAATTGGGATAGGTTCACTTGCAAGTGCTTTACGAATTATCGTAGGTATAAGTTTCTCATCATGTTGTTTTGGTCCATAGTTATTAGAACAATTTGTTATAACCGTATTTAACCCGTAAGTCTCTTGGTAACTTCTAACAACCATATCACTACTTGCTTTACTTGCAGAATATGGAGAATTTGGAGCATAAGGAGTTTCTTCTGTAAACAGATCATTTGGATCGTCACTAAGTGTTCCGTAAACTTCATCTGTTGAGATATGATGGAATCTGCAGTTGTTGTATTTTTCTTTGTAAGCAAATGGTTTATCCATCCAATATTTATATGCTACATCTATAAGTGTGAATGTACCATTAACGTTAGTTTCTATAAATACTCCAGGATTTTTTATAGAGTTATCGACATGACTTTCTGCTGCAAAGTGAATTACCCCTTGAATGTCGTATTCATTAAATATAAACTCAACTAATTCACGATTACAAATATCACCTTTTATAAATTTATATCTAGGATTTCCTTCACACTCTTTTAGGTTTTCTAAATTACCTGCATATGTTAAAAGGTCTAGATTAATAAGTTTATAATCTGGATATTTTTCTAAAAAATAAGGCACAAAGTTTGAACCTATAAAGCCTGCTGTTCCTGTTAATAAAATAGATTTCATTATTTTCTTTCTCCTAGTTTTCTTAAGCATTCATCAAGTGAGTCTTTCCAATATGGGATGGTTATATTAAATACTTTTTTTATTTTAGCTTTATTTAGTAAAGAATAGTGTGGTCTTGAAGCAGGAGTTGGATATTCCTTAGTCTCAATTGGGTTAACTATACAATCTAATTTGGCCATACGCATAATCTCTTTTGCAAAATCATACCAAGATAACACACCCTCATTTGAGTAGTTGTATATCTCTACATTTTCATTATCTATTTTTGGTTGTATCTCTAAAATAATCTTTGCCAAATCCCTTGCATATGTAGGAGTCCCAACTTGATCAAATATAACACCAAGTTCATCTCTCTCTTTACCTAAACGAAGCATTGTTTTTACAAAGTTAGCTCCGAAACTACTATATACCCAAGACGTTCTTATAATTATAGAGTTCTTTGGATTAATATGTAGCATAGCATTTTCACCATCTAATTTTGTTTTTCCATATACGCTATTTGGATTTACAGAATCTTCTTCAACATAAGGTTTATGATTTTTTCCATTAAACACATAATCAGTTGATACATGAATCATATTTACAGATTTTTCTTTTGCTATTTCTGATAAATATTTAACTGCTAAATGGTTTATATTATTTGCATTTTCTTGATCGTCTTCTGCCTTATCAACAGCTGTATAAGCAGCACAATTGATAATAACGTCTATATTATTAGAATTTATATACTCTTTGACTGCTTGTTCATTAGAGATATCAAGTTCTTCTCTATCTGTAAAAAAATAGTTATTTTCATATTCTGAAGACAGTTCTTTAATTTCAGAACCAAGTTGTCCATTAGCTCCAGTTACTAAAATATTATGCATAGTAATCTACACCATATTCAAAAATATCATTCGCTTCGTTCAGTTTAGGTTGTACTTTATCTTTAGCTGATAAATTAAGTTCACTATGTGGTATTTTCCAGTCTATATTGATATCTAAATCATCAAAAGCAATCCCTCTGTCATTTTCAGGTGAGTAGTAGTTGTCAACTTTGTAAGCGAATACTGTGTCATCTTCTAGCACGACAAAACCGTGAGCAAAACCACGTGGCACTAAAAGTTGTCTTTTGTTTTCACTTGTAAGTTCAACAGCTACATGTTTACCAAAAGTAGGACTACCTTTTCTTATATCAACTGCTACATCAAGAACACGTCCTTTAATTACACGAACAAGTTTTGTCTGTGCCGCAGGGGAGAGTTGATAATGAAGGCCTCTTAAAACTCCTTTAGAGCTTTTTGATTCGTTATCCTGACAAAAACTTATTTTATAACCTAAAAATTCTTCTAGCTTATCAGCACGAAAAGTTTCTACAAAATAACCCCTATCATCACCATGTACTTTAGGTTCAATTATAACTACATCTTCAATCTCTGTTCTTATAAAATTCATCTATTTAACACCCTGCGCAGCTCTAGCTATAAGATATTGTCCATATTGATTTTTCTTTAGAGGCTCTGCAAGTTCTAATAGTTTCTCTTTTGAAATATAACCCATTTCATACGCTATCTCTTCTATACATGCAACCTTTAAACTTTGTCTGTTCTCAATAGTTTGTATAAATTGACCAGCTTCCAGCAATGATTCATGAGTTCCAGTATCAAGCCAAGCATATCCACGGCCCATTAACTCAACCTTTAATCTTTTTTCATTCAAATAATCTTGATTAAGGGTTGTAATTTCTAACTCACCACGGTCTGATGGTTTAACATTTTTAGCTTTCTTAACAACATCACCAGGATAAAAGTACAGCCCAACAACAGCATAGTTACTTTTTGGTTCCTTTGGTTTTTCCTCTATAGATGTAACGTTCCCGTCTTTATCAAACTCAGCTACACCGTAACGTTCAGGATCTTTAACATAGTAACCAAATACAGTAGCACTATTTTGCTCTTTTGCATTCTTCACAGATTGCGCTAAAAGTTCAGTCAATCCATGTCCGTAAAAAATGTTATCGCCAAGAACTAAACATGCATCATCACCGTCTAAAAACTCTTCTCCTAAAATAAAAGCTTGTGCCAGTCCATCTGGGCTTGGTTGAACTACATATTCAAACTTCATACCAATATCTGAACCATC
This window harbors:
- the rfbD gene encoding dTDP-4-dehydrorhamnose reductase, which codes for MHNILVTGANGQLGSEIKELSSEYENNYFFTDREELDISNEQAVKEYINSNNIDVIINCAAYTAVDKAEDDQENANNINHLAVKYLSEIAKEKSVNMIHVSTDYVFNGKNHKPYVEEDSVNPNSVYGKTKLDGENAMLHINPKNSIIIRTSWVYSSFGANFVKTMLRLGKERDELGVIFDQVGTPTYARDLAKIILEIQPKIDNENVEIYNYSNEGVLSWYDFAKEIMRMAKLDCIVNPIETKEYPTPASRPHYSLLNKAKIKKVFNITIPYWKDSLDECLRKLGERK
- the rfbB gene encoding dTDP-glucose 4,6-dehydratase, whose translation is MKSILLTGTAGFIGSNFVPYFLEKYPDYKLINLDLLTYAGNLENLKECEGNPRYKFIKGDICNRELVEFIFNEYDIQGVIHFAAESHVDNSIKNPGVFIETNVNGTFTLIDVAYKYWMDKPFAYKEKYNNCRFHHISTDEVYGTLSDDPNDLFTEETPYAPNSPYSASKASSDMVVRSYQETYGLNTVITNCSNNYGPKQHDEKLIPTIIRKALASEPIPIYGDGKNIRDWLYVLDHCKGIDIVYHTGIEANVYNIGGRNERTNLQIVDRICSILDERVPKNESYKELITFVEDRAGHDRRYAIDATKLENELGWKADENFDTGIIKTIDWYLEKYAI
- the rfbC gene encoding dTDP-4-dehydrorhamnose 3,5-epimerase, giving the protein MNFIRTEIEDVVIIEPKVHGDDRGYFVETFRADKLEEFLGYKISFCQDNESKSSKGVLRGLHYQLSPAAQTKLVRVIKGRVLDVAVDIRKGSPTFGKHVAVELTSENKRQLLVPRGFAHGFVVLEDDTVFAYKVDNYYSPENDRGIAFDDLDINIDWKIPHSELNLSAKDKVQPKLNEANDIFEYGVDYYA
- the rfbA gene encoding glucose-1-phosphate thymidylyltransferase RfbA, whose amino-acid sequence is MKGIILAGGSGTRLYPITKGVSKQLVPIYDKPMIYYPLSVLMLAGIKEVLIISTPHDLPRFEELLGDGSDIGMKFEYVVQPSPDGLAQAFILGEEFLDGDDACLVLGDNIFYGHGLTELLAQSVKNAKEQNSATVFGYYVKDPERYGVAEFDKDGNVTSIEEKPKEPKSNYAVVGLYFYPGDVVKKAKNVKPSDRGELEITTLNQDYLNEKRLKVELMGRGYAWLDTGTHESLLEAGQFIQTIENRQSLKVACIEEIAYEMGYISKEKLLELAEPLKKNQYGQYLIARAAQGVK